The following are encoded in a window of Pectinophora gossypiella chromosome 8, ilPecGoss1.1, whole genome shotgun sequence genomic DNA:
- the LOC126369246 gene encoding short-chain specific acyl-CoA dehydrogenase, mitochondrial-like isoform X1, which yields MAGGVFFKSGKFALSSVQCTKRLVSRTFTTQLTEQQQSIQELARNFADKHLKPHAGALDRAGLFPFEPIQKLTNLGLMGTSVDDEHGGLGLDYLSLALVVEEISRGCASTGMILSIHNFLYANLVNEKGTEEQKELFLKKFTRGAIGCFALSEPGAGSDAANIKTTATADGDYWVLNGRKSWVTSSIEGSAAVVFATFDPELRHKGIACFLVPLDTEGVFRGNKEPIIGVSVCDRAATACDVTLSDVRIPRGYMVGQQGEGFKIAMEQLDQGRIGIAAHAVGIAQAALDTAMNYAKQREAFGKSLTRLASVKDRLTEMCMLVETARLLTYRAATDVSTKNSAMAKYVAGRNANAVADHCVQILGGRGLSTKYSAERHFRDARGTQVYGGVTDIQKRLVGHYLLKEHDAL from the exons ATGGCTGGTGGGGTATTCTTCAAATCAGGAAAATTCGCGC TGAGCTCAGTACAATGTACAAAGAGACTTGTGTCCCGTACATTTACAACTCAGCTGACAGAACAGCAGCAGTCTATACAGGAATTGGCAAGGAACTTCGCCGACAAGCACTTGAAGCCACATGCAGGTGCACTTGATCGGGCTGGACTGTTCCCCTTTGAAccg ATACAGAAGTTAACCAACCTAGGTCTGATGGGTACATCGGTGGATGACGAACACGGAGGCTTGGGTTTGGACTACCTGTCCCTAGCTCTGGTAGTTGAGGAGATATCTCGGGGTTGTGCCAGTACCGGGATGATCCTGTCCATTCATAACTTTCTCTATGCTAACTTGGTGAATGAAAAGGGCACTGAAGAACAAAAGGAACTGTTTCTGAAGAAATTTACTAGAGGAGCCATCGGGTGTTTTGCTTTGAGTGAGCCTG GTGCTGGCAGCGACGCGGCCAACATTAAGACGACAGCGACTGCGGACGGCGACTACTGGGTGCTGAACGGCCGTAAGAGCTGGGTGACGTCATCCATCGAAGGCTCCGCGGCCGTCGTCTTCGCCACCTTCGACCCAGAGCTGCGGCATAAGGGCATCGCCT GTTTCCTGGTACCCCTGGACACAGAAGGCGTGTTCCGAGGCAACAAAGAACCGATCATCGGAGTCAG CGTGTGCGACAGGGCGGCGACggcatgtgacgtcacgctgtcTGACGTCAGGATCCCGCGGGGCTACATGGTGGGGCAGCAGGGGGAGGGTTTCAAGATCGCCATGGAGCAGCTCGATCAAGGCCGGATTGGTATCGCCGCCCATGCTGTTG GTATTGCGCAAGCGGCTTTGGACACGGCCATGAACTACGCCAAACAAAGAGAGGCTTTCGGTAAATCACTCACCAGACTGGCTTCCGTCAAG GACCGGCTAACAGAGATGTGTATGCTAGTCGAGACAGCCCGCCTGTTGACCTACCGGGCAGCAACAGACGTCAGCACCAAGAACAGTGCTATGGCAAAATATGTCGCCGGAAGGAACGCTAACGCAGTCGCGGACCATTGCGTACAGATCCTCGGAGGTCGAGGGCTGTCTACTAAATACTCCGCCGAGAGACACTTCAG gGACGCGCGAGGGACACAGGTCTATGGCGGCGTAACTGACATACAAAAACGTCTAGTCGGCCACTACCTGCTCAAAGAACACGACGCTCTGTGA
- the LOC126369246 gene encoding short-chain specific acyl-CoA dehydrogenase, mitochondrial-like isoform X2: protein MAGGVFFKSGKFALSSVQCTKRLVSRTFTTQLTEQQQSIQELARNFADKHLKPHAGALDRAGLFPFEPIQKLTNLGLMGTSVDDEHGGLGLDYLSLALVVEEISRGCASTGMILSIHNFLYANLVNEKGTEEQKELFLKKFTRGAIGCFALSEPGAGSDAANIKTTATADGDYWVLNGRKSWVTSSIEGSAAVVFATFDPELRHKGIACFLVPLDTEGVFRGNKEPIIGVRAATACDVTLSDVRIPRGYMVGQQGEGFKIAMEQLDQGRIGIAAHAVGIAQAALDTAMNYAKQREAFGKSLTRLASVKDRLTEMCMLVETARLLTYRAATDVSTKNSAMAKYVAGRNANAVADHCVQILGGRGLSTKYSAERHFRDARGTQVYGGVTDIQKRLVGHYLLKEHDAL from the exons ATGGCTGGTGGGGTATTCTTCAAATCAGGAAAATTCGCGC TGAGCTCAGTACAATGTACAAAGAGACTTGTGTCCCGTACATTTACAACTCAGCTGACAGAACAGCAGCAGTCTATACAGGAATTGGCAAGGAACTTCGCCGACAAGCACTTGAAGCCACATGCAGGTGCACTTGATCGGGCTGGACTGTTCCCCTTTGAAccg ATACAGAAGTTAACCAACCTAGGTCTGATGGGTACATCGGTGGATGACGAACACGGAGGCTTGGGTTTGGACTACCTGTCCCTAGCTCTGGTAGTTGAGGAGATATCTCGGGGTTGTGCCAGTACCGGGATGATCCTGTCCATTCATAACTTTCTCTATGCTAACTTGGTGAATGAAAAGGGCACTGAAGAACAAAAGGAACTGTTTCTGAAGAAATTTACTAGAGGAGCCATCGGGTGTTTTGCTTTGAGTGAGCCTG GTGCTGGCAGCGACGCGGCCAACATTAAGACGACAGCGACTGCGGACGGCGACTACTGGGTGCTGAACGGCCGTAAGAGCTGGGTGACGTCATCCATCGAAGGCTCCGCGGCCGTCGTCTTCGCCACCTTCGACCCAGAGCTGCGGCATAAGGGCATCGCCT GTTTCCTGGTACCCCTGGACACAGAAGGCGTGTTCCGAGGCAACAAAGAACCGATCATCGGAGTCAG GGCGGCGACggcatgtgacgtcacgctgtcTGACGTCAGGATCCCGCGGGGCTACATGGTGGGGCAGCAGGGGGAGGGTTTCAAGATCGCCATGGAGCAGCTCGATCAAGGCCGGATTGGTATCGCCGCCCATGCTGTTG GTATTGCGCAAGCGGCTTTGGACACGGCCATGAACTACGCCAAACAAAGAGAGGCTTTCGGTAAATCACTCACCAGACTGGCTTCCGTCAAG GACCGGCTAACAGAGATGTGTATGCTAGTCGAGACAGCCCGCCTGTTGACCTACCGGGCAGCAACAGACGTCAGCACCAAGAACAGTGCTATGGCAAAATATGTCGCCGGAAGGAACGCTAACGCAGTCGCGGACCATTGCGTACAGATCCTCGGAGGTCGAGGGCTGTCTACTAAATACTCCGCCGAGAGACACTTCAG gGACGCGCGAGGGACACAGGTCTATGGCGGCGTAACTGACATACAAAAACGTCTAGTCGGCCACTACCTGCTCAAAGAACACGACGCTCTGTGA